A window of the Salmo trutta chromosome 25, fSalTru1.1, whole genome shotgun sequence genome harbors these coding sequences:
- the LOC115162022 gene encoding paired box protein Pax-9 isoform X4: MAVSLYVSMTPEPAFGEVNQLGGVFVNGRPLPNAIRLRIVELAQLGIRPCDISRQLRVSHGCVSKILARYNETGSILPGAIGGSKPRVTTPSVVKHIRTYKQRDPGIFAWEIRDRLLADGVCDKFNLPSVSSISRILRNKIGNLSQQSQYESSKQSSHQPPQPTLPYNHIYSYPTPIGASGTKVPTPPGMHSLPGHMAMHRIWPSSHSVTDILGIRSITEQQIQCRVVCPQ, from the exons ATGG CTGTCTCTCTATATGTTTCCATGACACCAGAGCCAGCCTTCGGAGAGGTGAACCAGCTCGGCGGTGTTTTCGTCAACGGCAGACCGCTACCCAACGCCATCCGGCTGCGGATTGTAGAGCTCGCTCAGCTGGGCATCAGGCCTTGCGACATCAGCAGACAGCTCCGGGTCTCCCACGGCTGCGTCAGCAAGATACTGGCCCGGTACAACGAGACCGGCTCTATACTCCCGGGAGCGATCGGGGGCAGCAAGCCACGGGTCACCACGCCGTCAGTGGTCAAGCACATACGGACATACAAGCAGAGGGACCCGGGTATTTTCGCATGGGAGATCCGGGACAGGCTACTGGCTGATGGCGTTTGTGACAAATTTAATCTACCATCTGTGAGCTCCATCAGTCGGATCCTCCGCAACAAGATTGGCAATCTATCCCAGCAGAGCCAGTATGAGTCCAGCAAGCAGTCGTCTCACCAACCACCTCAGCCAACGCTACCATACAACCACATATACTCGTATCCGACCCCCATCGGAGCCTCTGGGACCAAAGTACCGACTCCCCCGGGCATGCACTCCCTCCCTGGACACATGGCTATGCACAGGATATGGCCCTCATCGCACTCGGTAACAGATATTCTGGGGATTCGGTCGATAACAGAGCAACAAA taca